The following are from one region of the Lacinutrix sp. Bg11-31 genome:
- a CDS encoding amidohydrolase: MKSLLFSLILLTTFGCGNKKTEVDSIVINANVYTVDSDFAKAEAFAIKDGKFEAIGSTSEIQQNYSAKEIIDAKGETIVPGLIDAHCHFYGLGLTKQTVNLVGTTSFDDVMKRVIDFQNKKNTTFIKGRGWDQNDWEDKTYPNKTLLDQLYPDIPVAITRIDGHAMLCNQVALDMANITVKTKVIGGEIKVENGELTGILIDNPMELVQAIFPKPTRKQQIHALLDAQTFCTNLGLTTVSDAGLDKQVIELIDSLQKTNTLQMRVYAMVSNTKDNLDYYLNKGKIKTKRLNVQSVKVYADGALGSRGAALKEVYNDEHNHFGSMVIGTDDYKALALKIENAGYQMNTHAIGDSANSFVLKTYKKTLANKNNKRWRVEHAQVITDNDFDYFENENIIPSIQPTHATSDMYWAKDRVGEERVKGAYAYKKLLEKSGRVALGTDFPIEQVNPFLTFYAAVARKDLKGFPENGFQKENALSRKETLKGMTIWAAYANFEDLEKGSIEAGKYADYVILNQDIMEIPEEKIPLTKVQQTYINGVAQ; this comes from the coding sequence ATGAAAAGCCTTTTATTCAGTTTAATACTTCTTACAACTTTTGGTTGTGGTAACAAGAAAACAGAAGTAGACTCTATAGTAATAAACGCTAATGTTTACACCGTAGATTCCGATTTCGCTAAAGCGGAAGCATTTGCTATTAAAGATGGAAAGTTTGAAGCCATAGGAAGCACTTCAGAAATACAACAAAACTATTCAGCTAAAGAAATTATTGATGCCAAAGGCGAAACTATTGTGCCTGGTTTAATAGATGCACATTGTCATTTTTATGGTTTAGGCTTAACCAAGCAAACGGTGAATCTAGTAGGTACAACAAGTTTTGATGACGTAATGAAACGTGTTATCGATTTTCAGAATAAAAAAAACACCACATTTATTAAAGGAAGAGGTTGGGATCAAAACGATTGGGAAGATAAAACGTATCCAAACAAAACACTTTTAGATCAATTATATCCAGATATTCCAGTAGCTATAACACGAATAGATGGTCATGCAATGTTGTGTAATCAAGTGGCTTTAGATATGGCTAATATTACTGTAAAAACTAAAGTTATAGGAGGTGAAATAAAAGTAGAAAATGGAGAACTTACCGGAATTCTTATTGATAATCCTATGGAATTGGTACAAGCCATTTTTCCTAAGCCAACACGTAAACAACAGATTCATGCTTTATTAGATGCGCAAACATTCTGTACCAATTTAGGTTTAACAACGGTAAGTGATGCTGGACTGGATAAGCAAGTGATTGAGTTAATAGATAGTTTACAAAAAACGAATACTTTGCAAATGCGAGTATACGCAATGGTTAGCAATACTAAAGATAATTTGGACTACTATTTAAATAAAGGTAAAATTAAAACAAAAAGACTAAACGTACAATCTGTAAAAGTATATGCAGATGGTGCTTTAGGTTCTCGTGGAGCAGCCTTAAAAGAGGTTTATAACGATGAGCATAATCATTTTGGCTCTATGGTAATTGGAACAGATGATTATAAAGCATTAGCGCTTAAAATCGAGAATGCAGGTTACCAAATGAATACACATGCCATAGGAGATTCGGCTAATAGTTTTGTTTTAAAAACGTATAAAAAAACGTTAGCGAACAAAAACAATAAGCGTTGGAGAGTAGAGCATGCACAAGTGATTACAGATAATGATTTCGATTATTTTGAAAATGAAAACATAATACCTTCTATCCAACCAACACATGCAACAAGCGATATGTATTGGGCAAAAGATAGAGTAGGAGAAGAACGTGTAAAAGGTGCTTATGCCTACAAAAAATTATTAGAAAAAAGCGGAAGAGTTGCCTTAGGTACCGATTTTCCTATAGAACAAGTCAATCCGTTTTTAACATTTTATGCAGCTGTAGCAAGAAAAGATTTGAAAGGATTTCCTGAAAACGGATTTCAAAAAGAAAATGCATTGTCTAGAAAAGAAACTTTAAAAGGAATGACTATTTGGGCTGCTTATGCTAATTTTGAAGACCTAGAAAAAGGAAGTA